The following proteins are co-located in the Neisseria sp. Marseille-Q6792 genome:
- a CDS encoding nucleotidyltransferase gives MKPSLLLQSRKKEILAVFGKYPLICNPRVFGSVSRGDDTENSDIDLLVDAKTGTTLLDLGGLQEELQKLLGIKVDLLTPDDISAHFRDKVLTEAVAL, from the coding sequence ATGAAACCGTCTCTTTTGTTGCAAAGCAGAAAGAAAGAAATATTGGCAGTTTTCGGGAAATATCCATTGATTTGCAATCCAAGGGTATTCGGTTCGGTTTCTCGCGGAGATGATACGGAAAACAGCGACATTGATTTGTTGGTGGATGCAAAAACAGGGACAACATTATTGGATTTGGGCGGGCTGCAAGAGGAATTGCAGAAACTCTTGGGCATAAAGGTCGATTTGCTGACACCCGATGACATCTCGGCCCACTTTAGAGATAAGGTGTTGACTGAGGCTGTCGCATTATGA
- a CDS encoding low molecular weight protein-tyrosine-phosphatase produces the protein MPSERVSASDGIALEQGADMKKPKILFVCLGNICRSPMAEYILRRRAAEAGIPLETDSAGTSGWHDGEDMHRETAKVLKKHGIDASGFTSRKIRQSDTAAFDYIIAMDGKNLSELEKTFGRRPEKIFKLTDLIPESGYDHVPDPWYTGDFEETYRLADAGCRALLEKISK, from the coding sequence ATGCCGTCTGAAAGGGTTTCCGCTTCAGACGGCATCGCGTTGGAACAGGGCGCGGATATGAAAAAACCGAAAATCCTTTTTGTCTGCCTCGGCAACATCTGCCGTTCGCCGATGGCGGAATACATTTTGCGCCGCCGTGCCGCCGAAGCGGGCATTCCCCTTGAAACGGACAGCGCGGGGACATCGGGCTGGCACGACGGCGAGGATATGCACCGCGAGACGGCAAAGGTATTGAAAAAACACGGTATCGATGCTTCAGGCTTTACCAGCCGCAAAATCCGCCAAAGCGATACGGCGGCGTTTGACTACATCATCGCCATGGACGGCAAGAATTTGTCCGAATTAGAAAAAACTTTCGGCAGGCGGCCGGAAAAAATATTCAAGCTGACCGACCTGATACCCGAAAGCGGTTACGACCATGTCCCCGACCCTTGGTACACGGGTGATTTTGAAGAAACATACAGGCTTGCGGATGCGGGCTGTCGGGCATTGTTGGAAAAGATTTCCAAATAA
- the ttcA gene encoding tRNA 2-thiocytidine(32) synthetase TtcA → MSKKTKQELENNKLSKRLRHAVGDAINDFNMIEPGDKIMVCLSGGKDSYALLDILRQLQASAPIDFELVAVNLDQKQPGFPEEVLPTYLESIGVPYKIVEEDTYSTVKRVLDEGKTTCSLCSRLRRGILYRTAKELGCTKIALGHHRDDILATMFLNMFYGGKLKAMPPKLVSDNGEHIVIRPLAYVKEKDLIKYAELKQFPIIPCNLCGSQPNLQRQVIGDMLRDWDKRFPGRIESMFSALQNVIPSHLADTELFDFVGLERGQNLKHGGDLAFDSEKMPERFSDGSEEDESEIKIEPQKAERKVINILANKPKTCGA, encoded by the coding sequence ATGTCCAAAAAAACCAAACAAGAACTGGAAAACAACAAACTCAGCAAACGCCTGCGCCACGCCGTCGGCGATGCGATTAACGATTTCAACATGATCGAGCCGGGCGACAAAATCATGGTCTGTCTCTCCGGCGGCAAAGACAGCTACGCCCTTTTAGATATCCTGCGCCAGCTTCAAGCCAGTGCGCCGATTGATTTCGAACTGGTTGCCGTCAATCTCGACCAAAAGCAGCCGGGTTTCCCCGAAGAAGTATTGCCGACCTATCTCGAAAGCATAGGCGTGCCGTACAAAATCGTCGAAGAAGACACCTACTCCACCGTCAAACGCGTGTTGGACGAAGGCAAAACGACTTGTTCGCTGTGCAGCCGCCTACGCCGCGGCATCCTCTACCGCACCGCAAAAGAATTGGGCTGCACCAAAATCGCCTTAGGACACCACCGTGACGACATCCTTGCCACCATGTTTTTAAATATGTTTTACGGTGGAAAACTCAAAGCCATGCCGCCCAAGCTGGTGAGCGACAACGGCGAACACATCGTCATTCGCCCGCTGGCGTATGTGAAAGAAAAAGATTTAATCAAATACGCCGAGCTGAAACAATTCCCCATCATCCCGTGCAACCTTTGCGGCTCGCAACCCAACCTGCAACGCCAAGTCATCGGCGATATGCTGCGCGATTGGGACAAACGCTTCCCCGGCCGCATCGAATCGATGTTCTCCGCCCTGCAAAACGTCATCCCTTCCCACCTTGCCGATACCGAACTCTTTGACTTTGTCGGATTGGAACGCGGTCAAAACCTGAAACACGGCGGCGATTTAGCGTTTGACAGCGAAAAAATGCCCGAACGTTTTTCAGACGGCAGCGAAGAAGATGAGAGCGAAATCAAAATCGAGCCGCAAAAAGCCGAACGCAAAGTCATCAACATTCTGGCGAACAAGCCGAAAACCTGCGGCGCATAG
- a CDS encoding DUF86 domain-containing protein, with translation MKMQKELSVYLKQILQAAQYIRLYTDKMDYGQFSADTKTVQAVVFNLFLIGENATHILKSYPEFAEETKYLNWIGMRGMRNRIAHGYFEMNLSVVWETVLNAIPVMSADILNLLEQLSIDEEHDNSCHHF, from the coding sequence ATGAAAATGCAGAAAGAATTGTCGGTCTATTTGAAACAGATATTGCAGGCAGCGCAATATATCCGGCTATATACCGACAAAATGGATTATGGGCAATTTTCTGCCGACACAAAGACTGTGCAGGCAGTCGTTTTTAATTTGTTCCTTATCGGTGAAAACGCAACCCATATCCTTAAATCGTATCCAGAATTTGCCGAGGAAACCAAATATTTGAATTGGATAGGGATGAGGGGTATGCGCAATAGGATTGCCCATGGCTACTTTGAAATGAACCTGTCTGTCGTTTGGGAGACGGTTTTGAACGCCATACCGGTGATGTCAGCCGATATATTGAATTTGTTGGAACAGTTGTCAATCGATGAAGAACATGATAACAGCTGCCATCACTTTTAA
- a CDS encoding peptidylprolyl isomerase, whose amino-acid sequence MKPKFKTVLTALFLAASLPSMAATHVLMETDMGNIRLVLDESKAPKTVANFVRYARKGFYDNTIFHRVIDGFVIQGGGFTEDLVQKATDKAVANESGNGLKNTAGTIAMARTADPDSATGQFFINLADNASLDYKNGQYGYTVFGRVESGMDTVSKIARVKTATRGFYQNVPVQPVKIRRVVVE is encoded by the coding sequence ATGAAACCCAAATTCAAAACCGTTTTAACCGCGCTGTTTTTGGCGGCTTCCCTGCCGTCTATGGCGGCAACCCATGTTTTGATGGAAACCGATATGGGCAATATCCGTTTGGTTTTGGACGAGTCCAAAGCACCCAAAACCGTTGCCAATTTCGTGCGCTATGCCCGAAAAGGCTTTTACGACAATACGATTTTTCACCGCGTTATCGACGGTTTCGTTATCCAGGGCGGCGGATTTACCGAAGACTTGGTACAAAAGGCAACCGATAAAGCCGTTGCCAACGAATCCGGCAACGGCTTGAAAAACACCGCCGGCACCATCGCCATGGCGCGGACGGCAGACCCCGATTCCGCCACCGGCCAATTCTTTATCAATCTCGCGGACAACGCTTCGCTCGACTACAAAAACGGACAATACGGCTACACCGTTTTCGGCAGGGTCGAAAGCGGAATGGACACCGTTTCCAAAATCGCCCGCGTCAAAACCGCCACGCGCGGCTTTTATCAAAACGTACCCGTACAGCCCGTCAAAATCCGCCGCGTTGTTGTCGAGTAA
- a CDS encoding conjugal transfer protein, which produces MNQTFTLPDTRPYPQNPIKNHLLLNAYQLAHNSSQASRKLSSGQLQTEIRGMLEQNHYINLSLALTMSPDAGTYAALLSSVNAVLDCEKEGEVQWFALPVVLVSGCKKERAIEMKLPTEALFACLQNYPHLRALTQETQWLPYLVHSSDLSAVAPDEWWRAKQNTETAAQHLRRFAPRPLLLPEGQSVHVVYALGFGSDKVQTALGQNLLQAGLPMMQVWQENLASEGVTLFANPLSPDSPVRALSDGSHTRQRMAMDVFAANAIRAVRMQSPRVGVVAAAKAGGQILFGFNATDGAFEVVPQVFSWQLSFTDNIAVVQQNFLDLMAECRVEHVYLLHNPLGEQENIPSYAEALKREGHNPFFSTQYD; this is translated from the coding sequence ATGAACCAGACATTTACCTTGCCCGATACGCGCCCGTACCCCCAAAATCCGATTAAAAACCACCTGCTGCTCAATGCCTACCAGTTGGCGCATAATTCTTCCCAGGCTTCGCGCAAACTCTCGTCCGGCCAACTTCAAACCGAAATCAGGGGGATGCTTGAGCAAAACCACTATATCAACCTTTCCCTCGCGCTGACGATGTCGCCCGATGCCGGAACTTATGCCGCACTGCTTTCCAGTGTGAACGCGGTGCTCGATTGCGAGAAAGAAGGCGAAGTGCAGTGGTTCGCCCTGCCGGTCGTGCTGGTGTCCGGCTGCAAAAAAGAACGGGCAATCGAGATGAAGCTGCCGACGGAGGCCTTGTTTGCCTGCCTGCAAAACTATCCGCACCTGCGCGCGTTGACGCAAGAGACACAATGGCTGCCTTATCTTGTACATTCCTCCGATTTGAGTGCGGTCGCGCCGGATGAGTGGTGGCGTGCCAAACAAAATACCGAAACGGCGGCGCAACACTTACGCCGTTTCGCCCCGCGCCCTTTGCTGTTGCCCGAAGGGCAGTCCGTCCACGTTGTTTACGCGCTGGGTTTCGGCAGCGACAAGGTTCAGACGGCATTGGGTCAGAACCTTCTTCAGGCAGGCCTGCCCATGATGCAGGTATGGCAGGAAAATCTTGCATCGGAAGGCGTTACGCTGTTTGCCAATCCGCTTTCCCCAGATTCTCCGGTACGCGCGCTTTCAGACGGCAGCCACACGCGCCAACGTATGGCGATGGATGTGTTTGCGGCAAACGCGATACGCGCCGTCCGTATGCAGAGTCCGCGCGTCGGCGTGGTCGCTGCGGCAAAGGCGGGCGGACAGATTCTATTCGGATTTAATGCGACCGACGGCGCGTTTGAAGTCGTGCCGCAGGTGTTTTCGTGGCAGCTCTCCTTTACCGACAATATCGCCGTTGTTCAGCAAAATTTTTTGGATTTAATGGCAGAATGCCGTGTAGAACACGTTTACCTGTTGCACAATCCCTTGGGCGAGCAGGAAAACATCCCGAGCTATGCGGAAGCGTTGAAACGGGAAGGGCACAATCCGTTTTTCAGTACACAATACGATTGA
- a CDS encoding GTP-binding protein: MKKTKVHLISGFLGTGKTTALKSLMEQKDPNEKWVIIVNEFGEIGIDGAVLSDNGIPVAEIAGGCLCCTAGPQMGVTVQKMLRDAKPDRLMIEASGLAHAASVIDELKAKPLDSLLEIGAVFTVVDPRQFINPDYAQQALYKDQIGICDVLVASKTDLCTPEQLAEFHDKAAKLFPPKAKVVEVQNAQLDIQWLDIPVIEKSRYRLKALPDNTMGFQSQGFTFPAGRDFDGEKLTNFFNDLPKMTEGLVRAKGVFQVLGTWVWLNWVDGQWGANQVSWRRDSRFELIAKSFDADLIEQKLKDALE, from the coding sequence ATGAAAAAAACCAAAGTCCACCTGATTTCAGGTTTTCTGGGAACAGGCAAAACCACCGCGCTCAAAAGCCTGATGGAGCAGAAAGATCCGAACGAAAAATGGGTCATCATCGTCAACGAGTTCGGCGAAATCGGTATTGACGGCGCCGTATTGAGCGATAACGGCATCCCCGTGGCAGAAATCGCCGGCGGTTGTTTGTGTTGCACCGCAGGCCCGCAAATGGGCGTAACCGTGCAGAAAATGCTGCGCGATGCCAAGCCCGACCGCCTGATGATTGAGGCAAGCGGACTGGCGCACGCAGCCAGCGTCATCGACGAATTGAAAGCCAAACCGCTGGACAGTCTTTTGGAAATCGGCGCCGTCTTTACCGTTGTCGATCCGCGCCAATTCATTAATCCCGATTACGCGCAACAAGCCTTATATAAAGACCAAATCGGCATTTGCGACGTATTGGTCGCAAGCAAAACCGATTTATGCACCCCCGAACAGCTTGCCGAATTTCACGACAAAGCGGCAAAACTGTTTCCACCCAAAGCCAAAGTGGTCGAAGTCCAAAACGCACAACTCGATATTCAATGGCTCGATATTCCCGTCATCGAAAAATCACGCTATCGCCTCAAAGCCCTGCCAGACAACACCATGGGATTCCAGTCGCAAGGTTTCACTTTCCCCGCAGGACGCGATTTCGACGGCGAAAAGCTGACCAACTTCTTCAATGATTTGCCCAAGATGACCGAAGGACTCGTCCGCGCCAAAGGCGTGTTTCAAGTATTGGGAACGTGGGTGTGGCTCAACTGGGTGGACGGACAATGGGGTGCAAACCAAGTGTCTTGGCGGCGCGATTCGCGTTTTGAATTGATTGCCAAATCGTTTGACGCGGATTTAATCGAACAAAAACTTAAAGACGCATTGGAATAG
- a CDS encoding Fur family transcriptional regulator has protein sequence MKTNFKQKIIEQARREGLQVTALREQVLDIVLQQSGVIKAYNVLSQMQQQSEGAVAPPTAYRALDFWAEQGVLHKVAAVNGYILCSHAQHECNDHCHDHEEAEAHHSAFILVCTECGTADEQTLSHEWAALRAGVAESGFALKEEHVVLTGICKKCQK, from the coding sequence ATGAAAACAAATTTCAAACAGAAAATTATCGAACAGGCACGCAGAGAGGGCTTGCAGGTAACCGCTTTGCGCGAGCAGGTACTCGATATCGTTTTGCAGCAAAGCGGCGTGATTAAAGCCTACAACGTCTTGTCGCAGATGCAGCAGCAAAGCGAGGGCGCGGTTGCGCCGCCTACCGCCTACCGCGCCCTTGATTTTTGGGCGGAGCAGGGCGTTTTGCACAAAGTGGCGGCGGTCAACGGCTATATTTTGTGCAGCCACGCGCAGCACGAGTGCAACGACCATTGCCACGACCACGAAGAAGCCGAAGCGCACCACAGCGCGTTTATTTTGGTCTGCACCGAATGCGGCACGGCGGACGAGCAAACCCTCAGCCACGAATGGGCGGCATTGCGCGCAGGCGTTGCCGAAAGCGGCTTCGCGCTGAAAGAAGAACACGTCGTTTTAACCGGGATTTGTAAAAAATGTCAGAAGTAA